Part of the Monomorium pharaonis isolate MP-MQ-018 unplaced genomic scaffold, ASM1337386v2 scaffold_91, whole genome shotgun sequence genome, ttttcttatgtatatgcttatgcgcttatgcaagttGTGTGAATATACtcttagaatgagaaaaaatatattcgtcttattttaacttattgcactagtccAGCAAtgcagcgacaaagaacaggcctatgaattaaacattttaatcaaattttatatatttcaaggcagcaatcatgtaactttttccttagggtggaaacgtgaaaagtttcaTTTGCTAATATGACTCTGTGATTAGTTGATGACATCTTTTAAGATACAGTTATATACTCAAGATggtcttaaatatataagaatcaACTATGAATAAGGgctgtaatatatatgttatgttatatgtatgaacaatttttctacaagTCTCcatcgaaattaaaaaaaaaattttcttctaaagcttttaatttcttaatcttctttttattttctattttttaacatattatctttttgagaaataaaaaatcaatgaaaaaatatgactaatagtatttaataaatattaacctCCAAATGCATGTATTTTTACTGCTGCTGAGAGCCAATCTTTCTCTTGTAGTTTCTTAATAATCCTTTTCATGGACAATGCACTTTTTATTTCGCATAAAGGCCACCGTATTTGAACAATGGTTTGTTCGTCAATGGCATTTTGTAAACATTGGTCGTCGAATTTGGTTATCAACCAATCTCTGTATCCGACGGCTATAGAATTTTCTTCGTTCACAAACTCCACCAAAATGCAATAATCGTTGTTCATTTCTAAAACTATCACGAGCTCACAAATTATAGTACGTACTACATTGATAAAAGACACAATGCGAAAAGGCATCCGCCagcataaaatattgtatggtGAGAAAAGTCAGTGTACCAGCCACGTGCACTGTGGTGCCAGTGTGCCATGGGTGCCAGTGTGTGCGTGTATAAATACACATAAGAAATGCGCGAGCTCGCTAATATGGCGGCTCGTTGCTTAGCAACGGCTAATATAACATCGGGCGGCAAAAGAATATAGGGGATAGCGCGCGAACCGCAAGGGCGGACGAGTGGCTGCGTTTCATTTTACGCATGATGCGCATGATGTATCATTTATTCTCGTTTAATATTAGACAAACAACAAAGATGAATAAtgtatcatgcgtgaaacggaacgtagCCCATGGCTTTCCATGCAGTCCATAAGCAAAGACAGGAAAGCGTGGTATACCTTGTCCCTGAAGGGACAGTAATTCAAAAGGCAAAGAAGAAGCAGAGACAGACAGACTTGCGCAAAATGGACGAGTTTTCGTATGATCTTATATTATCTCGTGTCGCCCGGAATATAGTTATGACataaagaaagataatattttatgttatatgtgCTTAAAATAATGCAACTGAAAAATAGCTGGTTTACGAAGACAGTGTGTGCCATATATAGTAgtgcattgtaaaaattaaacacgtgttttattgtgaaaaatatgcATTGTCGTGGACCATATAAAGAGTACCTTCAAAATCGAAGGAAAATAATGCCAGCAACAACAATCTATTCGCGTCGCCAAAGAGAACTTCAAGGGATCGCTGCTCTAAATAATCAGGTATGAACaatttgagaaataaaagaatcaatgaaaaaatatgactaatagtatttaatgaatattaaccTCCAAATGCATGTATTTTTACTGCTGCTGAGATCCAATCTTTCTcttgtgattttttaataattcttttagaattttctTCGTTCACAAACTCCACCAAAATGCAAGTGAAATTATTACTTCACTAAAATTGATGTatcttattttcataatttcaaataatatggctttgttttaaaaatatacgatccatagaaaatttattaaaatgcatgtcaaattgatttttaattagtttaattcTTTTGCTTTTTGTATGTTATAATGAATTGCAGTAAACTtatgttgaaataattttataggcAGAAAATAATGCGGAGGAGAATGTCGAAATGCATGAAGAGATTGAGCGCCATGAAATGGCAGAAgttgattatttatatgaagATCTTAGTTATGGAGAGGTGAGCATATATtaccattataatattaactctaaaatttatatatatttatataacttattacatatattagtatattatattttattgtatacagACTTCCTCAAATGATATTGATACTGACGATGATTATGATGTTGATGAAGATGTCAATCATGAAGCAATTGTTGAATATGTTAACGTGGCAGAATCTATTGAACAGCCAAATGATAATGGTCCAGAACCAATAATAGAAGACGAGGTTCGTAATTTTGACTGCATAttggaaagaaaattatcaaatatttacctattttcaacatttaaacaaatataaacctTGAATAGAAAATAccttacaaattaaatatataatatcttatattatgttaataatatcttGTATTATGTTACCAGGCCAGAAGATCAATTTATCCAAATTGCCCTTTAACGAAGGAAGAAAGCGATCTACTCGTAATGAGTTACGTAATTCGGCATGGAGTAAATGGAACTGCATTAGAAGACCTAATAGACTTAATTAATTGTCATCTCCCTGAACCATTGAATCCTTCAAagtatctatttttaaaaaattttcgcgaTATCCCACAACTTGTTACATGTTATTATTGTGCAGaatgtatttctttaataGACTTTGAAGAAAGACAAAGTATAGATTGTCCAAATTGTTATTGTCGTAATGTAAAATCAGTTCTTAAAcgaaatggaaatttttttgtatacattCCAATTAAAGAACAATTGCGGCAGTTACTGTCGAGTAGTGTCTTCCATAAATTACAAAGATCTTACAATGATAATAGTTTATTATCAGATGTCACAAGTGGGAAAGTGTATCGATcgatgattaaaaataaagttatatctGATTTTGATATAAGCTTACAATGGAATGCTGACGGCGTTAATACTTTTAAGTCATCAAAAGGATCAATGTGCCCCattttaatagcaattaaTGAACTTCCCTATCGGCTTCGTAAAGATAATATTCTGCTTGCTGGTTTATGGTATGGATCTACAAAACCTgtaatggatatttttttaaaaccatTTGTTAATGAGTTACGAGATTTACATGAACATGGAATTAACTGTTTGCCACCTAATTTGAATGAAgctgtaaatattaaagtacatGCAATTATTTCTCCAGTGGATTCTGTAGCCAGATGTTCTTTACAGAATATAACTCAATTTAATGGAAAATTTGGATGTTCACTTTGTTTGCATCCAGGGCAGCACGTTAAAGTGGGAAATGGCTATGCACGTGTTTACTGTGGAAATGAAGGTATTGCAAGAACGAGAGAACAACATCATAGAGAT contains:
- the LOC105831537 gene encoding uncharacterized protein LOC105831537 yields the protein MHCRGPYKEYLQNRRKIMPATTIYSRRQRELQGIAALNNQAENNAEENVEMHEEIERHEMAEVDYLYEDLSYGETSSNDIDTDDDYDVDEDVNHEAIVEYVNVAESIEQPNDNGPEPIIEDEARRSIYPNCPLTKEESDLLVMSYVIRHGVNGTALEDLIDLINCHLPEPLNPSKYLFLKNFRDIPQLVTCYYCAECISLIDFEERQSIDCPNCYCRNVKSVLKRNGNFFVYIPIKEQLRQLLSSSVFHKLQRSYNDNSLLSDVTSGKVYRSMIKNKVISDFDISLQWNADGVNTFKSSKGSMCPILIAINELPYRLRKDNILLAGLWYGSTKPVMDIFLKPFVNELRDLHEHGINCLPPNLNEAVNIKVHAIISPVDSVARCSLQNITQFNGKFGCSLCLHPGQHVKVGNGYARVYCGNEGIARTREQHHRDAEQAVVQNISINGVKGVSLLMLLPTFNIATSFPPEYMHAVLLGVVKYFFFMWFDSKYNQCTWYIGSKKLIFNDRLLNIYPPCELTRTPRTLENMKLYKASEWKNILMYYSLPCLQDLLPNIYFKHWSLLVFSMHKFLSDEISETDFKDAEKALRKFVFQVETLYGKAHMKFNVHLLLHIPKSVKLFGAIWAWSAFPFESYNHILRNMIYNSQFVIPQVCNSYLRLQQIKDCIAFKKINCSVEGKKLYNRLVGKMKLNNNKSVSYDGHLRIFGAGKAIHLDLIKITAIQRLMNQNIECDNVCSFQRFIYKNILYHTCDYFRMYKRNNMLLN